The following proteins are co-located in the Fusobacterium sp. genome:
- a CDS encoding DNA polymerase beta superfamily protein has product MEKLVNNGKILEIRTGSHLYGLSTPSSDKDYTGIFLAPWKYHIGLHKLEQVDLGIESKLENGKNSFKAVDRTFYELKRFVALAAGNNPNIIELLFVDEDNIIYINEYGRKLLDNRHLFLSQKLIEKFSGFANSQKHKLYVKKENLEKLYSARDFIKNMIEKYKSDKVLLPEMRREESFGKNFIQRDVKGDVYRIGEYNINSNLTLKNACELIERIIKESSNRQELIKQSGYDTKYASHLVRLLLEAIEIITTGNLVYPLQERELIMKIKMGEIKFEKVIELVEELEIKLKKFEDTPELIVIPKNVDIEAIEKLVIEIYKDFLLKGE; this is encoded by the coding sequence ATGGAAAAACTGGTAAATAATGGAAAAATATTAGAAATAAGAACAGGAAGCCACCTCTATGGTTTGTCTACACCTTCTTCAGATAAAGATTATACTGGAATATTTCTTGCTCCATGGAAATATCATATTGGACTTCATAAACTGGAACAGGTAGATTTAGGGATAGAATCTAAACTTGAAAATGGAAAGAACAGCTTTAAAGCAGTTGACAGAACTTTTTATGAATTGAAAAGATTTGTTGCTTTGGCAGCAGGAAATAATCCAAATATAATAGAACTTCTCTTTGTAGATGAGGATAATATTATATATATAAATGAATATGGAAGAAAATTACTGGATAACAGGCACTTATTTCTTTCACAAAAACTTATTGAGAAATTTTCAGGGTTTGCCAATTCACAAAAACATAAACTTTATGTAAAAAAAGAAAATCTTGAAAAACTTTATTCAGCCAGAGATTTTATAAAAAATATGATAGAGAAATATAAATCTGATAAAGTGCTTCTTCCTGAGATGAGAAGAGAGGAAAGTTTTGGAAAAAATTTCATTCAGAGAGATGTAAAAGGGGATGTTTACAGGATAGGGGAATATAATATAAATTCTAATCTTACTCTTAAAAATGCTTGTGAATTAATAGAAAGAATAATAAAAGAGAGCAGCAACAGACAGGAACTTATAAAACAATCAGGATACGATACTAAATATGCTTCACATCTTGTAAGGCTTTTACTGGAGGCAATAGAAATAATAACTACTGGAAATCTGGTGTATCCTTTACAAGAAAGAGAACTTATAATGAAAATAAAAATGGGAGAAATAAAATTTGAAAAAGTAATTGAACTGGTGGAAGAATTGGAAATAAAACTTAAAAAATTTGAAGATACTCCTGAACTGATAGTGATACCTAAAAACGTAGATATAGAAGCAATAGAAAAACTTGTAATAGAAATATATAAAGATTTTCTGCTCAAGGGAGAATAA
- a CDS encoding DeoR/GlpR family DNA-binding transcription regulator, with the protein MLNIERYNLILELIKNKKNIKLNELVEEMNVSEATVRRDLNFLEEKGKIRRVHGGAVLIENKEEDIIYKKMVFSEEKNKIGKEAATLVKNGDIIFLDAGSTTECMIKYLKDKTDIKVVTNGFTHMEELTKLGIETYLIGGKVKIKTGATVGATAALALKSYNFDICFIGANGITLDGYSTPDSEEVIVKNEAIKRGKEVYFLCDESKFKANSFINFASLDEGILITNGKIPIEFEEDIRKKGGLK; encoded by the coding sequence ATGCTTAATATTGAAAGATATAATTTGATTTTGGAACTAATTAAAAATAAAAAGAATATAAAACTAAATGAATTGGTAGAAGAAATGAATGTATCAGAAGCAACAGTTCGTAGAGACCTTAATTTTCTTGAAGAAAAGGGAAAAATCAGGAGAGTTCATGGTGGAGCAGTTCTGATAGAAAATAAAGAAGAAGATATTATTTATAAAAAAATGGTATTTTCAGAAGAAAAAAATAAAATTGGTAAAGAAGCGGCAACTCTTGTAAAAAATGGAGATATTATTTTTTTGGATGCTGGAAGTACAACAGAATGCATGATTAAGTATTTAAAAGATAAAACTGATATAAAAGTAGTTACTAATGGATTTACTCATATGGAAGAACTTACAAAACTTGGAATAGAAACTTATCTTATAGGCGGAAAAGTTAAGATAAAAACTGGGGCTACAGTTGGAGCTACAGCAGCTCTTGCATTAAAAAGCTACAATTTTGATATTTGTTTTATAGGGGCTAATGGAATTACACTTGATGGGTATTCTACACCTGATTCTGAAGAAGTAATTGTAAAAAATGAAGCTATAAAAAGAGGTAAAGAAGTATATTTCCTATGTGATGAATCAAAATTTAAAGCAAATAGTTTCATAAATTTTGCTTCTTTAGATGAAGGAATACTGATAACAAATGGAAAAATACCAATAGAATTTGAAGAGGATATAAGAAAAAAAGGAGGATTAAAATGA
- a CDS encoding mandelate racemase/muconate lactonizing enzyme family protein, protein MKIVKVDVMQLGTDVRPDWRPIVCRIYTDEGIYGDGEAAMAYDVGALGAFGMLQELAKMVIGMDPLDNEVIWDKLYRSTFWGQNGGPVTFSAISAIDIALWDIKGKYFKVPVYKLLGGKRRDNLRCYASQLQFGWGEVRIPARTPEDYAKNAKKAVAEGYDAVKFDFFLYDEKDGFFNDNDRLGLLSKKYLNIVEKRIAAVREAVGPDVDIIIENHSYTDAQSALQLGKMAEKYDIFCFEEPTTPYPKITKYMSDKLNIPIATGERIYSRWQYAQYFENCSVQMIQPDFGNCGGITEGKKICDMAYAYDVGVQGHACGSPLSNVVALHLECVIPNFVIHEHHAVNLTPYNKSYCIYDYQPVNGKYKVPELPGLGNELSESAINNSVKVTIE, encoded by the coding sequence ATGAAAATAGTAAAAGTTGATGTTATGCAGTTAGGAACAGATGTGAGACCAGATTGGCGTCCAATTGTCTGTCGTATTTATACTGATGAGGGAATATATGGAGATGGAGAGGCAGCAATGGCATATGATGTAGGAGCTCTTGGAGCTTTTGGAATGCTTCAGGAATTGGCAAAAATGGTAATAGGGATGGATCCTCTGGATAACGAGGTTATATGGGATAAATTATATCGTTCAACTTTCTGGGGGCAAAATGGAGGTCCAGTAACATTTTCAGCAATATCAGCTATAGATATAGCCCTTTGGGATATAAAGGGAAAATATTTTAAAGTTCCAGTGTATAAGCTTTTAGGTGGAAAGAGGAGGGATAACTTGAGATGTTATGCCAGTCAGCTTCAGTTTGGCTGGGGAGAGGTAAGAATACCTGCCAGAACTCCTGAAGATTATGCAAAAAATGCTAAAAAAGCTGTTGCAGAAGGTTATGATGCTGTAAAATTTGATTTCTTTTTATATGATGAAAAAGATGGTTTCTTTAATGACAATGACAGACTTGGACTTTTGAGTAAAAAATATCTGAATATAGTTGAAAAAAGAATAGCAGCTGTAAGAGAAGCAGTTGGGCCAGATGTTGATATCATAATAGAAAATCATTCTTACACAGATGCACAATCAGCTTTACAGTTAGGAAAAATGGCAGAGAAATATGATATCTTCTGTTTTGAAGAACCAACTACGCCTTATCCTAAAATTACAAAATATATGTCTGATAAGCTTAATATACCAATTGCAACAGGAGAACGTATTTATTCAAGATGGCAGTATGCTCAATATTTTGAAAATTGTTCAGTGCAGATGATACAGCCGGATTTTGGAAACTGTGGTGGAATTACTGAGGGGAAAAAGATCTGTGATATGGCATATGCTTATGATGTAGGAGTACAGGGACATGCCTGTGGAAGCCCTTTATCAAATGTTGTAGCCCTGCACTTAGAATGTGTGATACCAAACTTTGTAATACATGAACATCATGCTGTAAACCTGACTCCATATAATAAATCTTATTGTATTTATGATTATCAGCCAGTAAATGGTAAATATAAAGTTCCTGAACTTCCAGGACTGGGAAATGAATTATCTGAAAGTGCCATCAATAATTCAGTGAAAGTGACTATAGAATAG
- a CDS encoding Na+/H+ antiporter NhaC family protein, with amino-acid sequence MENLQSKKDYGVKAFFPLIVFLIIYLGSGIFFTLIGIEKPFNQVPREAALLGGLVAAIIMGKDKVDFKIDIISKHGGDSGVILMCIIFLLAGAFAGAARGMGGVDATVNLGLSIIPRKFIFSGIFIIAALIATAMGTSMGTISAIGPIAIGLAEKANISPSIAIAAVLGGAMFGDNLSIISDTTIAATRGAGCKMNEKFKMNLLIALPAAVVAIICYSFVGTGEELTGEYTYNIIRIVPYIIVLITALLGMNVIVVLLLGTGMCGVIGFITGSLTFSAYAQSIAKGINGMSGLIIIAIVLRGLTGIAKEYGGIDWLVGSLEKRIHSRKGAEYGISALVSLVDCSMANNTVAILVSAPLAKTFAKIYNIAPKRLASLLDIFSCAVQGIIPHGGQMLLASTMTGLSPFAIAGVSYYPFLLAIAAVITIQFGLLRTKEEKMGIELYHDTEIEA; translated from the coding sequence ATGGAAAATTTACAATCAAAAAAAGATTATGGAGTAAAAGCATTTTTTCCACTGATAGTTTTTTTAATTATTTATCTGGGATCAGGGATATTTTTTACTTTGATAGGTATAGAGAAACCATTTAACCAGGTTCCTAGAGAAGCGGCTCTCTTGGGAGGTTTGGTTGCAGCTATTATTATGGGAAAAGACAAAGTAGATTTTAAAATTGATATTATTTCTAAACATGGTGGAGATTCAGGTGTTATTCTTATGTGTATAATATTTCTCTTAGCAGGTGCATTTGCAGGTGCAGCAAGGGGAATGGGAGGAGTAGACGCCACAGTTAATCTAGGGCTTTCAATAATACCAAGAAAATTCATATTTTCAGGAATATTTATTATAGCAGCACTTATTGCCACTGCTATGGGAACTTCCATGGGAACAATTTCAGCAATTGGACCTATTGCAATAGGACTTGCAGAAAAAGCTAATATTTCTCCTTCAATAGCTATAGCAGCAGTTTTAGGGGGAGCTATGTTTGGAGATAACCTTTCAATAATATCAGATACCACAATTGCAGCAACTCGTGGAGCTGGGTGTAAAATGAATGAAAAGTTTAAAATGAATCTTTTAATTGCATTGCCAGCAGCTGTTGTAGCAATAATATGTTATAGTTTTGTTGGAACAGGAGAGGAATTAACAGGAGAATATACCTATAATATTATCAGAATAGTTCCATATATTATAGTTTTAATAACAGCTTTGCTTGGAATGAATGTTATAGTTGTTTTACTTCTTGGAACTGGTATGTGCGGAGTAATTGGATTTATAACTGGAAGTTTGACTTTTTCTGCTTATGCACAATCTATTGCCAAGGGAATAAATGGAATGTCAGGCCTTATCATAATAGCAATAGTTCTTAGAGGATTGACAGGAATTGCAAAGGAGTATGGTGGAATAGATTGGCTGGTTGGTTCACTGGAGAAAAGAATTCATTCAAGAAAAGGAGCTGAATATGGAATATCAGCACTGGTATCTCTTGTTGACTGTTCAATGGCAAATAATACAGTAGCAATACTTGTAAGTGCACCACTAGCTAAAACATTTGCTAAAATTTATAATATAGCACCAAAAAGGTTAGCAAGTCTTCTTGATATTTTCAGCTGTGCAGTACAGGGAATTATACCACATGGTGGACAGATGCTTCTTGCAAGTACTATGACAGGACTTTCACCTTTTGCAATTGCTGGAGTTTCTTACTATCCATTTTTACTGGCAATAGCTGCTGTAATTACTATTCAGTTTGGACTTTTAAGAACTAAAGAAGAAAAAATGGGAATTGAATTATATCATGATACTGAAATAGAAGCATAA
- the pfkB gene encoding 1-phosphofructokinase, whose amino-acid sequence MIYTVTLNPAIDYYIVMDKFIEGELNSLKDGYTLAGGKGINVSKVLKNFRRENIALGFVGGFTGDYIKNSLKAYGVEGNFVELTENTRINIKMKTEEKESEISGKSPVITAENEKELLNSMKKVKDGDVLVLSGSVPKTMGNEIYKDIIKGVPAGVKVILDTRDEPFKYSLEAGVYLTKPNRNELSEIFDKDLKTIEEIMEAGEKLRSMGSENVIVSMGKDGSMLITESGIYLGNAPIGKLVSSVGAGDSMVAGIIYGITGGYSIEDSYKYGIASGSATAFSEGLTTLETMENLLKDIKIKKIK is encoded by the coding sequence ATGATTTATACTGTAACTTTAAATCCTGCTATAGATTACTATATTGTGATGGATAAATTTATAGAAGGAGAATTGAATTCACTTAAAGATGGGTATACTTTAGCTGGTGGAAAAGGAATAAATGTATCTAAAGTTTTAAAAAATTTTAGAAGAGAAAATATAGCACTTGGTTTTGTAGGTGGATTTACAGGAGACTACATAAAAAATAGTTTGAAAGCATATGGAGTTGAAGGAAATTTTGTAGAACTTACAGAAAATACAAGAATAAATATAAAAATGAAAACTGAAGAAAAAGAAAGTGAAATATCAGGTAAATCACCAGTAATTACTGCAGAAAATGAAAAAGAACTTTTAAATAGTATGAAAAAAGTAAAAGATGGAGATGTGCTAGTATTATCAGGAAGTGTACCTAAAACTATGGGAAATGAAATATATAAAGATATTATAAAAGGAGTTCCAGCAGGAGTAAAAGTTATACTTGATACCAGAGATGAACCTTTTAAGTATTCTCTTGAAGCAGGAGTATATTTAACTAAACCAAATAGAAATGAACTTTCTGAAATTTTTGATAAAGATCTTAAAACAATTGAGGAAATTATGGAAGCTGGAGAAAAGTTAAGAAGTATGGGAAGTGAAAATGTCATAGTATCTATGGGTAAGGATGGTTCTATGCTGATAACTGAAAGTGGAATATATCTTGGAAATGCACCTATAGGAAAACTTGTGAGCTCAGTAGGAGCAGGAGATTCAATGGTAGCAGGAATTATTTATGGAATAACAGGTGGGTATTCAATAGAAGATTCATATAAATATGGAATTGCCTCAGGGAGTGCCACTGCTTTTTCTGAAGGACTAACAACATTGGAAACTATGGAGAATTTATTAAAAGATATTAAAATTAAAAAAATTAAATAA
- a CDS encoding LysR family transcriptional regulator produces the protein MTFQQIQYIIEISRCGSISKASKNLYVAQPYLSKLLKELEEEIGITIFNRNIKGVELTDEGKEFINHVRPLLEQKKKIIEMYSHHKTNPAMYIAISTQRYPFVIKAFIEFFKKKIINKFEIHIREVGMYRVINDVYEKRSALGIIFISELTEKFLKKVLASKDIEFYEIVKLTPCVFFHKNHPLAQNNEINLNELYNFPFASFEEEASASMDFAEEFLFYDFNLIEKKIFVEDRGTMINILTNTNAFSIGTGILPFGYAGPEIISKPIIQYKDEIRLGWIKLSNTKLDDDMELFIENIKSIVSESIQKLN, from the coding sequence ATGACTTTTCAACAGATTCAATATATAATAGAAATTTCAAGATGTGGTTCAATCAGTAAAGCTTCTAAAAATCTGTATGTTGCCCAGCCTTATTTAAGCAAGCTCCTAAAAGAGCTAGAAGAAGAAATTGGTATAACTATCTTTAACAGAAATATAAAAGGAGTTGAACTTACTGATGAAGGAAAAGAATTTATAAATCATGTAAGACCACTTTTAGAGCAAAAGAAAAAAATTATAGAAATGTACTCTCATCATAAAACAAATCCTGCTATGTATATAGCTATTTCCACTCAAAGATACCCCTTTGTCATAAAAGCTTTTATAGAATTTTTCAAGAAAAAAATTATAAATAAATTTGAAATTCATATAAGAGAAGTTGGAATGTATAGAGTTATAAATGATGTTTATGAAAAGAGAAGTGCTTTGGGAATAATATTTATTTCTGAATTAACTGAAAAATTTCTAAAAAAAGTATTAGCTTCTAAAGATATTGAATTTTATGAAATTGTAAAATTAACCCCCTGTGTATTCTTTCACAAAAATCATCCTCTAGCTCAAAATAATGAAATAAATTTAAATGAGCTTTATAATTTTCCTTTTGCTTCCTTTGAAGAAGAAGCTTCTGCATCTATGGACTTTGCAGAAGAATTTTTGTTTTATGATTTTAATCTTATAGAAAAAAAGATATTTGTTGAAGATAGAGGTACTATGATAAATATACTCACTAATACAAATGCTTTTTCCATTGGAACAGGAATCCTCCCATTTGGATATGCTGGCCCTGAAATAATAAGCAAACCTATTATTCAATATAAAGATGAAATAAGATTAGGATGGATAAAACTTTCCAATACAAAATTAGATGATGATATGGAATTATTTATAGAAAATATAAAAAGTATTGTTTCTGAAAGTATTCAAAAATTAAATTGA
- a CDS encoding nucleotide pyrophosphohydrolase, translated as MEKFDKINEIIKKFRDDREWSQFHNPKDLAISLSIEAAELLECFQWKSSSEAEKINYQDIKYEMADVGVYLLLMCDKMGINLLDAIEEKMKLNEKKYPVEKAKGCSKKYNEL; from the coding sequence ATGGAAAAATTTGATAAAATAAATGAAATTATAAAAAAATTTCGAGATGACAGAGAGTGGAGTCAGTTCCATAATCCTAAAGATTTAGCTATATCTCTTTCAATAGAAGCAGCTGAATTGTTAGAATGTTTTCAGTGGAAGAGCAGCAGTGAAGCTGAAAAAATTAATTATCAGGATATAAAATATGAAATGGCAGATGTAGGAGTCTATTTGCTGTTAATGTGTGATAAAATGGGAATAAATCTGTTAGATGCTATTGAAGAAAAGATGAAACTTAATGAAAAAAAATATCCAGTGGAAAAAGCTAAGGGATGTTCAAAAAAATATAATGAATTATAG
- a CDS encoding CCA tRNA nucleotidyltransferase → MEKLKKIELGENEKYILEIIQKYGEGYIVGGYVRDSLLDLKPKDCDFVTNLSYEKLLEIFKEFHPKEIGKSFGIIQIKYKGTHYEIAKYRKDIGVPEDRREQEVEFTDNIMEDLKRRDFTINAIAFDGENYKYADNAVEDILNKNLRFVGEASERIKEDPLRVMRFIRFLVTKNLNNKNDIEQLLPYMPLVKKLSMERMREEFSKIITADDAGSAMELLEKTGILEYLIPEWTKTKKFNQRNHHHNLTLDEHIKKTVASIEGDIELRLAALLHDIGKPQTYTLKNGIGHFYGHEQESAVLAEKILLRMKYTNKIVKNVTLLIANHLNNSKNSNKKYCKKLIDKIGYENMPKLFKLMEADRIAHKPPFDFTALDKLKIAYYEIYNNNEPVSIKDLMVNGNDMINLGITKGKDIGETLKYLLGKVLEDPVNNDREILLNFAEQYKIILKN, encoded by the coding sequence ATGGAAAAATTAAAAAAAATAGAATTGGGAGAGAATGAAAAATATATTCTTGAAATCATTCAGAAATATGGAGAAGGATATATAGTGGGAGGATATGTGAGAGATTCTCTTTTGGATTTAAAACCAAAAGATTGTGATTTTGTAACAAATCTTTCATATGAAAAGTTATTGGAAATATTTAAGGAATTTCATCCTAAAGAGATTGGAAAATCTTTTGGAATAATTCAGATAAAATATAAAGGGACACATTATGAGATAGCTAAATATAGAAAGGATATAGGTGTACCAGAAGATAGAAGAGAACAGGAAGTAGAATTTACAGATAATATAATGGAGGATTTAAAAAGAAGAGATTTTACTATTAATGCTATAGCATTCGATGGAGAAAATTATAAATATGCAGATAATGCTGTAGAAGATATATTAAATAAAAATCTTCGTTTTGTAGGAGAAGCTTCAGAACGTATAAAAGAAGATCCTTTGAGAGTTATGAGATTTATAAGATTTCTTGTAACAAAAAATTTAAATAATAAAAATGATATAGAACAGCTTCTTCCATATATGCCTCTTGTAAAAAAATTATCTATGGAAAGAATGAGAGAAGAATTCAGTAAAATAATAACAGCTGATGATGCTGGTTCAGCAATGGAACTTCTTGAAAAAACAGGAATACTTGAATATCTTATTCCAGAATGGACAAAAACAAAAAAATTTAATCAAAGGAACCATCATCATAATCTTACATTGGATGAACATATAAAAAAAACAGTAGCTTCTATTGAAGGTGACATAGAACTTAGACTTGCGGCATTGCTTCATGATATAGGAAAACCTCAAACTTATACTTTAAAAAATGGAATAGGTCATTTTTATGGACATGAACAGGAAAGTGCTGTTTTAGCTGAAAAAATACTTTTGAGAATGAAATATACAAATAAAATTGTAAAAAATGTTACCTTATTAATTGCTAATCATCTGAATAATTCAAAAAATAGTAATAAGAAATACTGTAAAAAATTAATTGATAAAATAGGATATGAAAATATGCCAAAACTCTTTAAATTAATGGAAGCAGATAGAATAGCCCATAAACCTCCATTTGATTTTACAGCTTTGGATAAATTAAAAATAGCATATTATGAGATATACAATAATAATGAACCTGTATCTATAAAAGATCTTATGGTAAATGGAAATGATATGATAAATTTGGGAATTACTAAAGGAAAGGATATTGGGGAAACATTAAAATATCTTTTAGGAAAAGTATTGGAAGATCCTGTTAATAATGACAGGGAAATTCTTTTAAATTTTGCAGAGCAGTATAAAATAATTTTAAAGAATTAA
- a CDS encoding fructose-specific PTS transporter subunit EIIC encodes MINNMLSENCINLNLKGTNKNQVIDELVELLNAAGKLNDKEEYKKEILKREAQSSTGLEEGIAIPHAKTSAVKIPSIAFGLSKTGIDYDSLDGEPSKLFFMIAAPANASDTHIEVLSKLTTTLLDDDVRESLLKATSPKEVIEILSANMEKEEKTDKKDTGMPDVLAVTACPTGIAHTYMAADALIKKAKTMGINIKVETNGSTGVKDELTDEEIKNAKGIIVAADKNVEMDRFAGKHVEIVPVKEGIKNPEKLIKNAVAQIAPIYSVSGEKTSSSRKERTGFYKHIMSGVSNMLPFVVGGGILIALSFMFGIHASNPSDPSFNPFAKLLNDIGGGNAFFLMVPVMAGFIGMSIADRPGFAPAMVGGLISLNNGGGFLGGLIGGFLGGYSVVLLKKIFSKLPSSLEGIKPVLLYPLFGIFITGALMYGVIIDPIAALNTGVTNFLETLGTGNLILLGAVLAGMMAVDMGGPVNKAAFTFGIATIAAGNYAPHAAVMAGGMVPPLGIAIATTIFKNKFTKDERDAGKTCYIMGLSFITEGAIPFAASDPVKVIPASIIGAAIAGGLSMFFGVLLPAPHGGIFVFPVVTNPVMYLISIVIGSLVTAFILGTWKKPVDQI; translated from the coding sequence ATGATAAACAATATGCTTTCTGAAAATTGTATCAATCTTAATTTAAAAGGAACTAATAAGAATCAAGTTATTGATGAACTGGTAGAATTATTAAATGCAGCAGGGAAACTTAATGATAAAGAAGAATATAAAAAAGAAATATTGAAAAGAGAGGCCCAAAGCTCAACAGGATTAGAAGAAGGAATAGCAATTCCTCATGCTAAAACAAGTGCAGTAAAAATTCCAAGTATAGCTTTTGGATTATCTAAAACAGGTATAGACTATGATTCGTTAGATGGAGAACCTTCAAAGCTATTTTTTATGATTGCAGCTCCAGCAAATGCTTCTGATACTCATATAGAAGTTCTCTCAAAACTTACAACAACATTATTGGATGATGATGTAAGAGAAAGTCTTTTAAAAGCAACTTCACCAAAAGAAGTAATAGAAATATTATCAGCAAACATGGAAAAAGAAGAAAAAACTGATAAAAAAGATACAGGGATGCCAGATGTACTGGCAGTAACAGCTTGCCCTACAGGAATAGCCCATACTTATATGGCTGCTGATGCTCTTATTAAAAAAGCTAAAACTATGGGAATTAATATAAAAGTAGAAACTAATGGTTCAACTGGTGTAAAGGATGAATTGACAGATGAAGAAATAAAAAATGCAAAAGGAATAATTGTAGCGGCAGACAAAAATGTTGAAATGGATAGATTTGCAGGAAAACATGTTGAAATTGTTCCAGTAAAAGAAGGAATAAAAAATCCTGAAAAACTTATAAAAAATGCTGTAGCTCAAATAGCTCCAATATATTCAGTATCAGGAGAAAAAACATCTTCTTCTAGAAAGGAAAGAACAGGATTTTATAAGCATATAATGTCAGGAGTTTCGAACATGCTCCCATTTGTTGTAGGAGGGGGAATATTAATAGCACTTTCATTTATGTTTGGTATACATGCAAGTAATCCAAGTGATCCCTCATTTAATCCTTTTGCAAAATTATTAAATGATATTGGAGGAGGAAATGCATTTTTCCTTATGGTGCCAGTAATGGCTGGATTTATTGGAATGAGTATAGCTGATAGACCTGGATTTGCTCCTGCAATGGTAGGAGGACTTATTTCTCTAAATAATGGTGGGGGATTCTTAGGTGGTCTTATAGGTGGATTTTTAGGTGGTTACAGTGTTGTATTGCTGAAAAAAATATTTAGCAAACTTCCTAGTAGTCTTGAAGGAATAAAACCAGTTCTTTTATATCCATTGTTTGGAATATTTATTACAGGTGCTTTAATGTATGGAGTGATTATAGATCCAATTGCAGCATTAAATACAGGAGTTACTAATTTTCTTGAAACTTTAGGGACAGGAAATCTTATTCTTCTTGGAGCAGTATTGGCAGGAATGATGGCAGTAGATATGGGAGGACCAGTAAATAAAGCTGCATTTACATTTGGAATAGCAACTATAGCTGCTGGAAATTATGCACCGCATGCTGCTGTAATGGCAGGGGGTATGGTACCACCTTTAGGAATAGCTATAGCAACTACTATATTTAAAAACAAATTTACAAAAGATGAAAGAGATGCTGGAAAAACTTGTTATATAATGGGTCTGTCATTTATAACTGAAGGGGCAATTCCATTTGCAGCATCAGATCCTGTAAAGGTAATTCCAGCTTCAATAATTGGAGCAGCAATTGCAGGTGGGCTTTCTATGTTCTTTGGAGTATTATTACCAGCTCCACATGGTGGAATATTTGTATTCCCAGTAGTTACCAATCCAGTAATGTATCTTATATCTATAGTTATTGGTTCACTAGTAACAGCATTCATATTGGGAACTTGGAAAAAACCAGTAGACCAAATTTAA